In a genomic window of Acropora muricata isolate sample 2 chromosome 2, ASM3666990v1, whole genome shotgun sequence:
- the LOC136890306 gene encoding uncharacterized protein translates to MELILECRTPPPSPEPNRLITKRRCPFGESPQQPKVAAREGAMAPDLQTNIMEEDTSVDCAFTLLMNNKKKQRKDCTVPPLDQMAAVSFSVCWVCYQPSEIMPCAFCEHSVCEMCVRQCDRCVGVFCSFCSTINYDNHEDRPLCLTCHNEELRQRRLKADNAGTLSVANFGTGNGLRQLTA, encoded by the exons ATGGAGCTGATCTTAGAATGCAGAACGCCTCCTCCATCTCCAGAACCAAATCGTCTCATAACAAAACGCAGGTGTCCTTTTGGAGAATCTCCACAGCAGCCAAAAGTTGCTGCGCGTGAAGGCGCAATGGCACCGGATCTGCAAACGAACATCATGGAGGAGGACACTAGCGTAG ATTGTGCCTTCACACTTCTtatgaacaataaaaaaaaacaacggaaAGATTGCACTGTCCCACCTCTGGACCAAATGGCAGCAGTTTCTTTCTCTGTCTGTTGGGTTTGCTATCAGCCAAGTGAAATAATGCCATGTGCATTCTGCGAACACAGTGTGTGCGAGATGTGTGTACGGCAATGCGATAGGTGTGTCGGTGTGTTCTGCTCCTTTTGTTCAACTATCAACTATGACAATCATGAAGACCGTCCTTTGTGCCTTACTTGTCACAATGAGGAATTAAGACAGAGGAGACTCAAAGCAGACAATGCAGGAACTCTGTCAGTTGCCAATTTTGGGACAGGTAATGGCTTAAGGCAGCTCACTGCTTAA
- the LOC136908835 gene encoding protein c-Fos-like, whose product MLLRQLNLPLRMDTTSTHDERQFSIGAANMPVPYHLDESDSDSIVSSEDASYTELITASVPMTNSGPKEEVKLGLVNAIRSRRVAQGLDEMPAMEPKKPRIESLTFEEQEKRRIRRERNKLAAFKCRQRRKEHLQKLQDESEELNNERSALERELLALKAQKEQLETMFQAHKCFMNGTKTKDGKQTTEIKSEVQSSHSCSVEVKTTKSPTSSSPDSVKA is encoded by the exons ATGCTTTTGCGACAATTGAATTTGCCTCTGCGTATGGATACAACCTCGACACACGACGAAAGACAATTCTCTATCGGAGCAGCAAACATGCCAGTTCCATATCATTTGGATGAATCAGACAGTGACTCAATC GTCTCAAGCGAAGATGCGAGTTACACAGAATTGATAACCGCTTCTGTGCCTATGACAAACAGCGGTCCGAAAGAAGAAGTGAAATTAGGACTTGTAAACGCCATAAGATCAAGAAGGGTCGCTCAAGGTCTCGACGAAATGCCTGCTATGGAACCAAAGAAACCAAGAATTGAATCG CTTACCTTCGAAGAGCAAGAAAAGCGAAGAATAAGGCGAGAACGAAATAAATTAGCAGCTTTTAAATGTAGACAGCGAAGAAAAGAACACTTGCAGAAGTTACAAGAC GAAAGTGAGGAACTTAACAACGAAAGAAGTGCACTGGAAAGAGAATTGCTGGCACTCAAGGCACAAAAAGAACAATTAGAAACCATGTTTCAAGCTCACAAATGCTTCATGAACGGCACTAAAACAAAAGACGGCAAACAGACTACCGAAATCAAGTCCGAAGTGCAATCGTCGCACTCGTGTTCAGTCGAAGTGAAGACGACGAAATCTCCGACGAGCTCTTCGCCAGATTCAGTGAAAGCTTGA